Part of the Pieris napi chromosome 6, ilPieNapi1.2, whole genome shotgun sequence genome, ATGAAGCAGATCACAGCACACATCAAATAGACATAGAGAGCTTTCCATGGCGAGATTACACCTCGACAGCGACGAACATCGAACAATCAAAGCCGACACGTGTCGCGTTGCCCACGCTAAGAGCTGGTAACAAATGGGCATCGCGACAGAAGTATTGAGTGTCGAAGAGGCGCGTACTCACGCGCATGCCCTCCCATCTGGAGACAGCACGGAGGGGTCGTAGAGCTCGCAAAGTGCGCATGGACCGAAACGCTGGGATGTCGTCCGCTCCGGCCATCACCGCTCCGTGGTTAACGAGTGACAACTACCGTCATTAAATTAGTACGATAATACAAACTATATCTTACGTACATTTGCCTTTGATAAGAATAAAGAACATGAAGTAAATGTACTTTAGACTTTGGTAGTCGAATCGACAGTTACGATCCATACATACTAagcttataattatataaaaaaagccgATAATTTACCATGACAATTATGAAATCGAGCCAGCACCAGGCGTTGGTGAAGTACTTCTGAAATCCGAGAGCTAACCATTTGATTAACATCTCAATAAAGAATATTACAGTGAATATACGATCCATGTAATATAAGATGTCTTGAAGAATTGGTCGATGTGGTAGATGGACATCTTCTAACGCCTAAAAACaagatttaagtaaataataacatatttaatatagtaaaaaaatacggGGATAAAGCTCAATTACCAATGCCAAACTACTAAGTAAAATCATTGTTATCACAGCCGTTTCGAAATAGGTATTTTCTATTAATCGAAAGGTTTTCAGTCTAAGGGTTGCCCAGCCTTGCCAAAATGGAGACTCGTCATCTCCGGCTAAGAAGGGGAAGCGCGCATAGCAAGGTTCTGGACAACAGTCCGCTGGTGTGAGATCCACTACATCCTCGTCTGCGGCCAcctttatatctatttttgctAAGCCATCAAGTTTTCCATCCTCCTCGTCTTCAATCATttctataaagaaatattcgGTTATGAAACAAACATATATTCTAACGGCATACAATACATGCCGGTAGTCAAACGAGGAGACTATTTATATACCTTCTTCTAAACCTAATTCTTCTTTACTTGCGTCTTTCTTTTCTTCTCCGTCTATCGTATCCGCAGATCCTTTATGACTTTCGTCTTTAAATGATCTTATTTTATGACTACCATAAGATTTTTGACTTATTGTATCATCATCctgaaaattcaaatatttggaATATAATCGgatacatacaatataaatttggGTTTAATAAGAAAGTAGGGACCTGTATCGGATAACCATGATGATTTATATCACTGTTTATTCGATTGTCAGTATGATTATCCGTTATAGCATTGATATTATTCATCAATATATtcccttttttatatttattgtcacCTGGAAAATAGAGTTTAGTTTCAATTTATATGAGTTCATATGcacgttttaatttaaatagtctTTCATACCTGGTATCGTAAATTCCATTCCGTCACCTATAGCTACCTCCACTTGATCTTTTAGTTTCTTGTCTTTGAATAAAACCCCATCTTCGATATCGGCACCTAATTCCAGTTCATTGTCGACTCGTTCTGAAGAAACACAGCGGGCACATAATGCCGCCTTTAAGCCTACATCCGTGCGTCATTTGTCGCCGCCAACAGCCAAGCATAGAATAGAGATCAGgacaaaattttgtaaataattgcCGAATTTGATACAACTCCTGtgattattattgtgttaagCATGTGTGATgtcttgaatatttaaatatatttacttacataTTTATCAAATGCTCAAAAGCTAAAACTtcgatttttttgtttgattgaaTTTAACGACTATATAGTTTacgatataaatattttttatcatatcacTTAGACCTAACATTTAAcacaaattaacaataaaaatgtaatagtaATAAACACAGCATGCACAACAAACAAAGCtagtatagtatataatacataCTACTGTAATACATATGGATATAATATATGAAGcgaatatactaaatatactGTATGGAGGTAAGAGTGTATCGGGAATATTATAGAGGACAGCTCTACACTTGACTGCTAGGGCACAAGCAACGCACAGTGTTAACAATAACAACCATTGCATGTCATGCTTTATTGTATACATCGATTTATATGATTTGTTACTTTAACACATATAACACACGGATTAATGTAATTGACTATTTATCCTGAAATACAATGAAATTACACACAACATTCAAAATGTCTACTATAAACTCACCTGGAGCGTGAATAGCAATCTGATTCGTCAATTTGCTTTtgactatttttaaaacatcggCTGCGTTTTTTTTGACCCAATCGATAAACCGGGATATTCTATTAAAAGCCTCCGCGATTTTGTTCGTGTCCTGATCGGCTGTTGGCGTCGATAGACTCGAGGAACCAAAATTTGACAGTAAGAGGGCCAAGAAGAGGTTAAGTACCTGGAATTCGATAAATGTTAAACGCATTCAATTGCTTTATGTGTACTTATTTCTAGATCATAAAACATACCACAAGATTGCCAATAACGACCGTTGCCAAGAAGAAAGGTATACAAGAAACATCTCCAACCAGCATGCAATCCCACATACTCTCTATCCATTCTCCACATAATACTCGGAATACTATCATGAAACTGTGCATGAAATCCGTGAAGTTCCACCTTGGGAGCTCTCCACCAGGAAAACGGTCTACGTAATCTGTATACGTGATAATCGTTCGTCAATAATGAGTTTATAAATagtactataatttttaatcgatcaaaacaatatttttaattcaatgtaaaaaagtttaatttataactgattttaaaaatattaatcgtTAGACTGATTCaagaatattaacataaaagaaataaattttgcattaaatatagaaaattttaaatgtcgCTTAAAACTTTGCTTGTATAAAACATTGTTAATAGGTTAGAtcctaattaaaattaaagcgCTTACGAAAATTGCATATTACGCAGAAGAATCAgaacgtaatttaaaatatttggcaATTAATAGCAAGCCATCTTGCAACATGCCTCTGGGAATTGCAATTTAAAACAGGAAACCTGCATATCTTTTGCTCAGCATACagccatattaaaaaaatattgttacctttatgaaaaatacatacaacataacaaatatatatacaacaaagatataataactttaaattagatCATGCATAGAGGCCTTCTACTTAAAAGGGGCAAACATTTAACAAGTAATCGTATATTTAAGGTTATTACAAGGCACTAATGAAAAATGAACATTAAGATGTACAATGAGAAGATGAATTATAACTGATAGGAAGCTAGCTTAAACGTTTCACAAGTGAGGCGCCATCGCTAAGGGGCAGCAATAGATACATACAATAGTTAGTCTAGCTCACGTGGGGTCGCAATTCACAACGACGTTTGCCAATCAAACAACATGAGCATAACAGTGTGACGCACATCAACACAATGAGCTCTAGACAATCTGACGGCGATCCTACCTAAAGCGTGGACTATtcgaattttgaaaatttaatttacattccACACTTTAGCAATTTCAGTGAATATATTTCGCGATGATTTTACCGTGTCAACCCGAGCGACTTATGTTTTCATTACCCAAAGAGAATTTTTCTGACAGTTCGATgcttgaaataaattcactgGACCGAATCGCCGCATCAACAACGTCCAATATAACATCGAACATGCACCACTCCCACCGATCACCACTTACCCACATAATTTTTCCCGAATAGTTGCATACCCATCACggcaaatatgaaaataatgatGCACAATACGAAGGTCAGGTTGCCCAAGGCACCCATCGTCCTACCCATTATAGAGATGAGTAAATTAAGAGTCGGCCATGACTTTGCCAATTTGAATACTCGAAGCTGCAATTATAAATTGTGAAACAAGGCGTCACACAAGCTCGCTTGCCGGCGCATCACCTATGCTACAGCGGCCTCTGAAGACCTATGAGCACTCAGCACGCGCCGTCGTGAGTGATTACAGGTCTGAACTCTGACTAATATTAGCGGAATGTGTGCTACAATATCTCTCCGATTATGTGCATTTATATTGATTCATGAGTGGGATATATGTTGACTATTGTCTATTATTGCGTTTACTACGTTTTGGGAGAGCGTTTtgattgatattattttacgatCCATAGATCGTACTTGTGTTATTCCTATCCTTAAAGTGACATAGATCCCATCAGTAATAGATCTGATGCAATACCCTTCGTAAGCGAAGCTGCATGTCATTTCTATTTTACTCAATGCAAAGCTTAATAGTTATGATTGTAAGCGTGATAGCCTTATAACGTTTATCGTTTAGGCTCTTTGTGAGCCATTCCGTGTTATAAAGCCACAGCATAACTGAATGttccttaaaaataatattcaatcaAAGCCCTGTGTTCGACAGTCGATAGTGTAAAGCTGAATAAGAATTGATAACTAAGGCTTATATGTTCTTAGAGATGCtaaattgtttttcaattgaaCCTGTGTAGTTCTTCCCAAACAACTGCATCCCCATCACGGcaaatatgaatataatgaTGCAAAGTACAAAGGTCAAGTTCCCTAAAGCTCCCACAGTCCTACCCATTATGGATATTATAAGGTTTAGCGCCGGCCAAGACTTAGCCAGTTTAAATACACGTagctgaaaatattttaggaaATGTAAGAACATAAACATGACGTATAACGAAGAAAGTAGGTAGCGGTGAAAGCACCAGCTGTTATTACAAATACCTGAAATTGTCTGTAAATTACTTCCTGTTAAAATGGTTATCGCCattattttcaaatcaaaCCGTATGTTAGATACATAattagtataaattaatattgattagCACTTACCAATCGGAATGAACGTAATACTGACAAACCCTGAACTCCTTCCAGTCCTAATTCCAATAATGATAAGGCCACAATGATAAAGTCAAAAATGTTCCATCCTTCTTGAAAGTAAAATTTGGGACTCATTGCTATTAATTTTAGCATCGCTTCAATACCGAATGTAGCAGTGAAAAACTGGAAACGATATAATccaatttttacatattttcaataagacgcaatattaattttctcttCAGCATGgacaatttagtttaaaaactcTGGGGGTCTAAAACTACAACTGGATACTTACATAATTACCACTTTTCAACGCTCTTTCCATATCTTTGTCCATGTCGTGATGATCCAGTGCCATAAACAGAGTATTGACCACGATACACAACGTGATGAACAGTTCTACAAACGGATCGAACACCAAAAGCGCGACGTATTTCTGAAACTCCAGCCATAGCCAGCAGCAATCCCACACACAGAAGAAGTCTATCCCTTTCATGAGCCACTCCAGGAGTCTCTCCTTGAAGGTGGGCCCTTCATCGTCATCTTCAGCTGTTGAGAAGTAGTATACTGACACTGTTGTGTCACGTTTACCGGAGTGTGTGTGGTGTGAGGAgagacaaaaaataaacatggtTAGTATTCGCTCATTATTTTGAGTAGCCAAAAACCGAATACACATAGCCAATACTACTTAgcaatattcatattttttgaattttattggCTGTCATTTATCTCTCGTGGTTCAACTGTTCAAGATTATGGTATGGCTTGAACTACGTGCTAGGATTGtgcttaaaataaagaaaattttcacacgAGATCACATCTCATTTTCTGCAAAGCGAGtcactatattttatactactgTACTGCAATGATCTATTAATGATTCATTTCCCTTTAATAGTAAATCAAgtcaaaaaatatgaatatcgAGATTTTGATTTTACATGGATAGCAGAAGCGCATCAAATCGCGTCTACACCGTACAAAatagattttactaaattatcGCTTTTAGAACACTAAGTGACATTtgttaatgattttaaataaatggtgATAATTGCTATGTTCAtgcaattcaattaaatacgtgggatttaatatatattttgtgcaACACGTGCATGGCTACGGTTAGCataaatgttaaaacaatgggaaaaaaattatataaaagggTAAGCGTAAGACTTGAGACGGAAtgcaaaacaaaagaaagtgGTATTTGTGTAGTTTGACAGGACAGTGAAGGTGCTTCATTAGGCTtctaaacaatataaatgaCACCCaatgtttatgtatttttgccaATTATGCATTTTTGCATAATGAGCAAATACCGCAGTGTATACTGTTGAATGTTCAGTGTGAAAAGTGTTAGTAGTTTGTGTATTAAAAGCGAACAGTTTGTATAAaatgtacaaataaaaacaagacaACGGACAAGACAGCTGATACAATAGACAAGACAAACGTTAAGTTAACACAGACATAAAATGCTTTACTTTTACCATGTACGCATTGGACTCTATTTTATAGAGCTAgatcatacaaatatatttaatggcCGATAGTTAATTGATATTGATGGCCCTTTATAGTCCCAATGCATACATGgctttgttaattaattagtatttatatatatatatatacacacattttatttattagaaacgtaCCATTTTGCTCGCTCGCTCTACTTTGCCTTCCAGCTTgttcaattatttcatttagtaCCATAACATctgaaatacatatacatgATCGATAAACTGTCGTAAAAAATCAAccatattgtttttgatattggttataataatatatgcaaacgggcaggagactcacctaatgttaagtgatacatggacactcacattgccagaaggctcgcaagtgcgttgccgaccttttaagaattggtatgctcttttcttgaaggaccctacgTCGAATTCATTCGGAAATAATTCAATGGGCAGCTAACATTCTCAACATCTTCGTATCttcgtttaaatttttatataaataattacaaattaccATTTTACCAAACAGAAACTTAAAAGGACCAGTCCCCCATGCCgttaatagtaaaatataaatagtaatattcaTACCTCTCATATCAACGACATTTGGCTGCTGCGATGTCGCAATGAACGGATTATCATTCGACTGTTTTAGAACTTTGCCAGCCTCGTCTGTACATTCTGTTGTACTAACTTCctgaaattgttaaaaatctccttatatttcaataaaagctAGCAATATTCGCTAATAACAATGGAAAGTGCTTTCAGCAGCAATATATCATCATTATGACAGTGTACGATAATGAAACAACTTGTGAGATATGTAAGTGTGTCACGCTTGCAAATAATTAGTCGACGCTTATAACAAAAGAATGATAAGCTCATACATATTCTTTTAATGGTCGAGATACCAGCGACGACTCTTGTCTGGGCAGCGCGTAGGCGTGAGGTTGGGAAGTAATGCTGTGGTTCCTGGACGCTGATCGACCTCTGAGTTTGGCCTCCTTGGTTTGAGCTTTTCCCCCTAAGAGATCGCCGTGCGACGTGTATGACAGCCTAGACTGGTGTGATGTATAGGAGGAATGTCTGGATCCTAAAACATGTAATAAACGCCTCAGTGACAGTTGCAACTGTCAGAATTCCATCATATAAGAAAGGTAAATTGTACACTTCAAAGAAAATGACACCAAATGTGATCTAGATAATGATAACATACCCAAGTTCGCATAATAGACTGGTATTATAATAGCGCCGTTCTCCTCTGACATAGGCGTAACTGCATTTGAGTCATCAGCATAAGGCAAATGTTCCTGTGCGTCCAAGTATGTTGATAAAACAAGTGGTTTCCGATCGGCTCCCGGTGGATACCTATTCCTCCCGTTTGGCCTTAACGCCATTTGATGAGAGCCTCGGGAACCACGTCGTAAATTGAACGGTGATCCAGGTAGTGACAAGGAAGCCTGAAGTCACACacatagtaatatttattttataacaaattccTTAAACCTACTAAGTACTTTTTgaaactattaaaatttttctttaacctttcttcCTTCTAGAAACTTTCATTTGGATTCGAGTTATACTAATATTTGATCATTTAACGAAATCAACTTCCTCAATTCAGATCGAGTGAAAATGTCATGGAAACTGATCACTACTTGATTTGTACTCGCAGAGGCTTTGTCTGatcgtaattaaattaattatcaagAAATATATCCTACAAATCTTTCATGTGCTAATAAACAAGTAGAAGGCGAAAAAAATACATGAATGGAAACTCGAAAGTTTgggataaaataattacaaaagtgCTGGAGGTGTCTCAATGCATCAAAACATATGCATACATGATTTAATGCTAGCGAACTGACACGATTTGGTGCAATAAGACATTAAGACAACAAGACTAATAGCGGaatataaggacaagaaaAGGTATATAGTTTAGAACATCAAAAGGAAGGAAGGGGATCACAAACACCAATGAAGAAGAGGACAAACCTGTGAGCCCTCCCGCAGTGGCCCATACGACAACTGTCCATATTTATTAATGCGTTCAGGATGGGGGACCTTTAATGCATAGAAAAtacactttttaatttatttccgaCTTACTACTATTTTAAGACATAGATCACTATGACTAGGATAGATAATAAGGAACGATATTGGAATAAAGGGATTGTAGCAGCGTCCAAGCagtaaagtaataaatgttaacgATCTACGGCGGTGCTAGAACGATATAGAGTAAACATAAACGATGGATGCAGATTAATTCATATGATAACGATACtgaataaaaagaaaagcGTTAGCATTGACCAAAAGCATCAGTTAGTCTcgtaactttgtttataaacacATGAAGTATTGACGGCCATAAGACGTACATGCACTCTCGCATCTTCTAATCCATCTGAGCTATCATCTATGGTCTATAGTCATGAAGACTTGTTAATTTCTTTCTGTGAAAGCCTCTGCCCGTCTGTCATCGAATTGAggaattaatgtttaaatatttgaagtagatattttaatgacaaaataGTTATGTTGACCGAACCTACCTCTGCTCGGTGTTAGTCTCAGCTCGGCCGCTTCGATCGCTCACAAAATGAAAGAAACAATCTAACATGACAATAGATTATTTCTccaatagtatttaattttaataaaaatatgaccTTTATTAGTCTTAATAATGGTACTGATTAAGTTGGTGATTGATATAAATCAAGTATTGTATTacgaaatactttttaaaatattattggagATTAATATAACCTATGATGCAAACGCTCTAATGAAGTGTCAGATTAGATGAATTATGACCATGCCTacaatgtaatttttcaacaaattaaaacaaatatataataatctaatgcatgttcttaaattaaaatgtatacaagTAATAAATGTTCAGTTTCATGCCTTAATTGTGATCTGTTTGAGGAAATAAGAAGAGTTAGTCGCTGCAAGCGTAATGATtgcaaaaagtaatttaaaataaatgaaaagacCATCTAATAGCATGCCTCGAaaccaaatttaaacaaaccaCAGTGTTCATAGAGTTAAAATAACCGTGTAGTAATTTTCGTAAgagaacaaattaaatatttaatagacaAACATTCAGatatgaaaacaaatttattgcaaaaaaattaaaagtgttttttggAAGTGTTCCTTTcgaaattatatgaaaaatcaTATCTGCATACTTTAAGAAAATATCGACATTGAAAAGGACAGACACAAAATCAAAGCTCAGCGTTagacacatttaaacataatcTTTTCAACTTGATATAACTTgtgcaaatataatttataatgttttttacttaatatactaattattGTAAGTGCAAAAAAGCCGAGTGATTATTATCAAGTTGAAAAGAAATAACTCAGCCGacaatgatttaattaaatataaaaattgaaaaagtcTCAGCGGCAAGATTAATccatcattaattaaaaacctttATCGAGTAGTACTACAAATAAAGCTCATCTCTTAATGATTCTTACGTATCTTAATGATGTTCTTAGTTCAATATCAACacttaaaagtatattttttatcctgataccttttcatttataatattaatctaaagatattataataaaatatttaactttagcTAGATTTTATTGAACCAGCACTACGTATTTTTGGAAATTGTAAAAATTGCCACAGTTAGCAAATTAgtttcgtaaaataaaaatcactgtCAGCAGAGATATCACGCGTGGGTCTTATACTCACCATGCTGACCTTCCTCTGCCGGCGTGCTGTGTCGTGGTGGGTGTCGTTGGCAGGCTTGTGCGTGGGCTGAGTGCTCACCGAATCCTGGAAGGGGTCGCTACGAAGGGACATGCGTTCCCTCGTATTGTCATCCTGATTGCCCCTCTCCTGGTTCACGAACAACTCGTAGCTCTGGCAGGAGAAGTCACTGGGAGACTTGGCAGGATGTGCTTCGGCGTATGCGGCTGCTTCCGCAGCGGCGGCTTGCTCGCGAGCGTGTTGTTCTCTCGCTTCTTGTTTATCCGCTCGAGCCGCTGCCTTTTGTTCCGCTTCCTAATGCAAAAATCAAATACCGTTTAAATTTGTACAAAGTtgaagtttaaaatatattaaacaatgaaaatatatagccatatatataacaaaacgaaatacacattaattaaacatatgtCACTTAGATTAAATCTTGTTTGCTTACCCTTAGTGCTTCTTCTTCAGCCTGCTCTTCCTCCTCTGCTTTCTTCTGCAACTCGTCGTATGACATGGCGACGATAGCCAAGATCAAGTTCACGAGATAGAAAGAGCCGAGGAAAATGATCACAACGAAGAACAGCACGTGCCATGAACCAGCAGACCTTAGAACCTGAATAATTGTGAACAAACGTAAATAATTTCACATTACTGTGGTTGTGAGTGATCTATTGATATATGTATTCGGTGGAGTCTTACTATTAATGGCAAAATCTTGTACCCACGAAACGATACATTTACAATTACagtattttctattatattcctattatattaataataacaatattttaattgaatttttgacAACTAGAAACaactttgaataaattaacgaTTTTTTTGCGATTTATTagcaaacatattattatattaacgtCATTTAGCAGCagttaaatatctttaaatttcGACAAAATAACGACATTTTTGACCTTTAGATTTAGGGACGGAATGttacaattgtttttaatcaactaTGATTCAATTAGTTTCGTAACCTTCACCCtcaaaatttagaaaatattccAGGCAATAATGTTATAAACTTACCAGCTGATATAAGTTTTCCCAGTAATCTTGCGTCATCAATCTGAAAGCTGATAGAAACGCCCAACCGAACGTGTCGAAACTCGTGTAGCCGTAGTTTGGGTTTGGTCCGTACCCTTGTAAACATATGTAGCCTGGTTCACATGTTCTGCAAACAAAAGTAAATCGTTTTATATtctcaaataaattaactgGAATTCTCCGAAACACAAAGACCACCTTATGAGGCATGGCTTACTTTGGCCTATGAGGGAACAAACTACATACAACATTTGAGATTAGAGTTACTAAGtgaagttattttatattacgggaaataaaaaaaaacaagcaaAAGATCGATTGCAACGTTACCGTCTACTGATCATTTAGCTCACAAAAGTAGTCTTGGATGTATGTCTGTTTagagttattaataaatcgcTTGAATGCAAAGGGCATTTATCGATATAGATTTATAAGTCGTGATTTTATAAGGGAATTACTACAACGTTGAGGCGCAATCTTCCATTCCTGAAGCTGAGGTGCTCATGTGTTTGTGGGCAAAAATTGATAGTGAGGTTGTAATATTTGACATCTCATTATCAAGTTAAGCCCACAGACAGATGATTTACGAGTGAATAAGCACAGAAAAATATACACGTCCCATTAtaatcttataataatatagatcaTGTTTCTATTACAATCTTCTTTTAGGTATCTGTGTGctcttttttggcaaaggcctcctccaaatcccgccattcctcTTTGCACTGTGCTACTCTCTGCCATCTTTCACCtgcttttctttaatttgttccatccaccttctaagttgtcttcctcttttccgTTTGCTGTACCATGGGCACCGGTTTAGTACTTTTTTGCTCAAGTTTCTGTGCCTCTTGCCATGTGCCCATTACCACTTTCGTTTATTTCTTCTTATTGTAACATCTGTTACCTTGTTTTTCTTAAagctgtattatttattttgtgtattcTTTTCTTCCCTATCAGACATCGTTCCATCGATGTTTGGTACACCTGTATCTTTATATGCTGAACACGTCTCATTATAAACTAAGGggttttttaatcttttaatcAACATAAAACACAAAACATCTCAAAATAGTAGAAATTGCTTTAGTCTAGACTTATAAATACACCTTATAGACACTGAACATGCAACATACCCTGCTCCTGATGAGTTCCCGCATAATGGATAGTCGTCATTTTCACTATACCAGTtcgctaaaataaaatatgtgagtaaatatatatcacaAAGGAAATACATGTCAGTTATAAACAGATATCTTACTTTCGTTTTGACAAAATCTCTCCCAATTCTCATCAGTCAAGTTGCCCCAACTGCCGTCTTCGGGGAATACCTTTACACATTTCTGCGTTAACACTCCCATGTAGATTTGTAGGCCCATTAACGCAAATACAGATAGGGAGAACATTGTCAAAATAATCACGTCGCGAAGATTTTTCACAGACTCTATGACAGCACCAACGATAGTCTTCAACCCTGAGGAGTAATCGGACTTGTTATATGAACATTTTAAAGGTGCACACGCTTCAAACCTCTAGTACTTACGTAGCTCCTGGGACTTAGATATTTCATTTCAAACTGCTAGAACTACTGAATCTATTTCAATTACACTAAACATATATTACTAAAGTAATAGTAGCACAAGGAATTACCCGGTACGATGGCCACAGTCTTCAGCGCTCGGAGAACTCTGAACGTTCTAAGAGCGGCCAAGTTGCCGAGATCTATGCCCATCGTCACATAACTGCAACACACACCCCACACGACGGCTAGGTTAATATAACTAACTACTTTGTCTAAACATTTACTAGTTACAATT contains:
- the LOC125050382 gene encoding sodium channel protein para isoform X34, with translation MSEDLDSISEEEQSLFRPFTRESLAVIEARIAEEHAKQKELEKKRAEGEVRYDDEDEDEGPQPDATLEQGLPLPVRMQGSFPAELSSTPLEDIDPFYQNQTTFVVISKGRDIFRFSATDALWMLDPFNPIRRVAIYILVHPLFSLFIITTILVNCILMIMPTTPTVESTEVIFTGIYTFESAVKVMARGFILQPFTYLRDAWNWLDFVVIALAYVTMGIDLGNLAALRTFRVLRALKTVAIVPGLKTIVGAVIESVKNLRDVIILTMFSLSVFALMGLQIYMGVLTQKCVKVFPEDGSWGNLTDENWERFCQNETNWYSENDDYPLCGNSSGAGTCEPGYICLQGYGPNPNYGYTSFDTFGWAFLSAFRLMTQDYWENLYQLVLRSAGSWHVLFFVVIIFLGSFYLVNLILAIVAMSYDELQKKAEEEEQAEEEALREAEQKAAARADKQEAREQHAREQAAAAEAAAYAEAHPAKSPSDFSCQSYELFVNQERGNQDDNTRERMSLRSDPFQDSVSTQPTHKPANDTHHDTARRQRKVSMVPHPERINKYGQLSYGPLREGSQASLSLPGSPFNLRRGSRGSHQMALRPNGRNRYPPGADRKPLVLSTYLDAQEHLPYADDSNAVTPMSEENGAIIIPVYYANLGSRHSSYTSHQSRLSYTSHGDLLGGKAQTKEAKLRGRSASRNHSITSQPHAYALPRQESSLVSRPLKEYEVSTTECTDEAGKVLKQSNDNPFIATSQQPNVVDMRDVMVLNEIIEQAGRQSRASEQNAEDDDEGPTFKERLLEWLMKGIDFFCVWDCCWLWLEFQKYVALLVFDPFVELFITLCIVVNTLFMALDHHDMDKDMERALKSGNYFFTATFGIEAMLKLIAMSPKFYFQEGWNIFDFIIVALSLLELGLEGVQGLSVLRSFRLLRVFKLAKSWPTLNLLISIMGRTMGALGNLTFVLCIIIFIFAVMGMQLFGKNYVDYVDRFPGGELPRWNFTDFMHSFMIVFRVLCGEWIESMWDCMLVGDVSCIPFFLATVVIGNLVVLNLFLALLLSNFGSSSLSTPTADQDTNKIAEAFNRISRFIDWVKKNAADVLKIVKSKLTNQIAIHAPERVDNELELGADIEDGVLFKDKKLKDQVEVAIGDGMEFTIPGDNKYKKGNILMNNINAITDNHTDNRINSDINHHGYPIQDDDTISQKSYGSHKIRSFKDESHKGSADTIDGEEKKDASKEELGLEEEMIEDEEDGKLDGLAKIDIKVAADEDVVDLTPADCCPEPCYARFPFLAGDDESPFWQGWATLRLKTFRLIENTYFETAVITMILLSSLALALEDVHLPHRPILQDILYYMDRIFTVIFFIEMLIKWLALGFQKYFTNAWCWLDFIIVMVSLINFVAALCGAGGIQAFKTMRTLRALRPLRAMSRMQGMRVVVNALVQAIPSIFNVLLVCLIFWLIFAIMGVQLFAGKYFKCVDMNHTTLSHEIIPDRNACILENYTWENSPMNFDHVGKAYLCLFQVATFKGWIQIMNDAIDSREVGRQPIRETNIYMYLYFVFFIIFGSFFTLNLFIGVIIDNFNEQKKKAGGSLEMFMTEDQKKYYNAMKKMGSKKPLKAIPRPRWRPQAIVFEIVTDKKFDMIIMLFIGFNMLTMTLDHYQQTETFSQILDYLNMIFIVIFSSECLLKIFALRYHYFVEPWNLFDFVVVMFSILSLVLSDIIEKYFVSPTLLRVVRVAKVGRVLRLVKGAKGIRTLLFALAMSLPALFNICLLLFLVMFIFAIFGMSFFMHVKNKGGLDDVYNFKTFVQSMILLFQMSTSAGWDGVLDGIINEEECDLPDNERGYPGNCGSATIGITYLLSYLVISFLIVINMYIAVILENYSQATEDVQEGLTDDDYDMYYEIWQRFDPEGTQYIRYEQLSDFLDVLEPPLQIHKPNKYKIISMDIPICRGDMMFCVDILDALTKDFFARKGNPIEEPGDIVGRPGEVGYEPVSSTLWRQREEYCARLIQHAWRRHRRAHSPAGEGVGGDGSGGEGSAGGAETAVLLDSSGGSAHRVVLQGGGDAPRPPEPAPPPAPV